In the Arachis hypogaea cultivar Tifrunner chromosome 20, arahy.Tifrunner.gnm2.J5K5, whole genome shotgun sequence genome, CTTCTCGGTATTCCCTTCGCCCAAAGTGTCAGATACTGTGGTGGAGCCTTACAACGCCACTCTCTCTGTTCATCAGTTGGTTGAGAACGCTGATGAATGTATGGTTCTGGATAATGAAGCCCTCTATGATATCTGCTTCAGGACCCTTAAGTTGACCACTCCTAGTTGTAAGTACCGAGTGCTAAGCTTTTCATAAGTGGTAAtttgtttagtatattttgtgtgtGTGTCAGTTTTTAGATGAATAATATATGTTGTTGCATGAATAATGAGAATTATCACGTTGGTTTTAATCCAGTACCCCTTGATGGTTTATTTTATGATTGATCTAACTAAGGTAGTTGAGTTGTAAATATTTGATGGGATGGTGGAATTTTAATGTGTTGCTACATAATTAATGAATTTGATTTATTGACTTTGTCCTTTTGTCAGCATTGGTACTTGGTGGTGATTACTAAAAATGTATAATTGTTTGTTGCAGTTGGTGACTTGAACCACCTGATCTCAGCAACCATGAGTGGAGTCACTTGCTGCCTTCGATTCCCTGGTCAACTCAACTCTGACCTCCGAAAATTGGCTGTAAATCTCATTCCATTCCCCCGACTGCACTTCTTCATGGTTGGCTTTGCACCCCTCACCTCCCGTGGCTCCCAGCAGTACCGTGCATTGACAGTCCCAGAACTCACTCAGCAAATGTGGGATGCCAAAAACATGATGTGTGCCGCTGATCCAAGGCATGGTCGTTACCTGACTGCTTCTGCAATGTTCAGGGGTAAGATGAGCACCAAAGAAGTGGACGAACAAATGATTAATGTTCAGAACAAGAATTCTTCCTACTTTGTTGAATGGATCCCGAACAATGTGAAGTCAAGTGTCTGTGACATTGCACCGAGGGGACTTTCCATGGCTTCGACTTTCATTGGTAACTCAACCTCCATTCAGGAGATGTTCAGGAGGGTGAGTGAACAATTCACTGCCATGTTTAGGAGGAAGGCTTTCTTGCACTGGTACACTGGTGAAGGCATGGATGAAATGGAATTCACAGAAGCAGAGAGCAACATGAATGATCTTGTCTCTGAATACCAGCAGTATCAGGATGCCACTGCCGATGAGGAAGGGGAGTATGAAGATGAGGAAGAGGATCTTGATAATCAGATGTGAAGGGTTTATATGAAGTACTAAGCTGATATCTCCCTACTTATTGCATTATGCTATATGGTGCATAAGTGTGTTCTCCTACATTAAAGATTGTAATTAGTAGTATCTTTTGAGGGAAGCTGGTGATGAAAAGACTTATTTTCTTGCTCTGGTCTTGGGATATAGAGGTTAAGTGGTAGTGGGAGTTTGGGTACATGTTTTGTAGTAGTGATGCGGCACTTATCTGTTTGTTCTATATTTGAGTTTGTTTCTTCCTTATATCTGGCACATTGAATTATGTTTCTGTAATATTTTGCTATTCATATGCATGACCTTTTCTCTGAATTGGATTCTTGAAATGTGCTTCATTATTGGGTAAAGCCTTTGTCTGTTGGTAGCGTTTTAGCACATTCCTATCTTGTTGTAGAGTTCAGAGGAGACAATTGATCGAATCCCAACGGTATAATGTAAATGATTCTCGTAGTTTAGGTAATAATTAATGTGAAAATAACTAGTGCGTAACGTTGGAATAGCATTTTGGTAATTGTCTTTGCTTTTTACGTTCATTCATCTCCCATAACATTGGATTTCCAAGtcatggttaatttttttttttgtgactcaaataaattaaacaaagaaaaacaaaacaaataaaataaggaaTTGCCTAAATAGAAGGACAGTCCCGTtcaagactactcttaaactcctccaaaggtgaaagaagctccacatgcgaaagttgtaacttcatcgtcatctttgccatagtatctgccaccgtgtttgcatctctcataatcaaacgaaagtcaacccgccaattccaatgcatgatatctcttattttgagcaccagtggatcaataaacctaaaaccatcttgagtaacaagattaaatgcttccacacaatctgtctcacaaacaacatctcgttgacccacatcccaagctaagagatatcctctccaaatagcaaataattctccttgaaaaatattattactctcaatcattcccaaacacctcctttgccagctcccattacaatctctaataacacaagcaaaaccaacactatcacccgaaccaaaataactagcatcacaattaatcttaaaagtaccaatagatgggggattccaaaaactatttagagtagagggaagggacatacgttgtaattcaaaaatattcctaagctccttttctgaagttaatgccagacaaatcactttttccggaggctaagtttcatggggattaaagatgtcattattccttactcgccatatccaccaaattcccgaaaagaacttgaacggatgctctctgctatgatacaagaaccagttcttcaaatccaaaggatgacaagaaatatccaacctatgccagacaagctgagcttttggacaatcccgaatacaatgtaaaactgattcctggctagaaagacatcttggacacctatccgatgacgacatccctcttctaaagcgaaaacttgcagtaggaagagcctccttaagacacaaccaagccaaaaacttatgcttttccggaacaagctgacgccaaagccaaagccaattctccctctcctcccaaccaaacagctgcttacacaaccacaagtaaccattacgtgagtcatagactttggcagcagacccactccaataccaacccacttccggacctgcttgttcatctggattgtaagagagaatattatctttcagattttgagataaaagagaataaagagtatccaaatgccacctaccaaacgaccaaatatcctgtatccggagattcgaatcagaaatgtgaacataatccatctcattagataaccgtccttctctcctccagctagaaaaccaaaaattctggttcaaatctccaatacaccaagcaaacccatccttcaacacttcccaagccttgcaaagacacctccaaatgggagagtccttgttcttaggataactaaaacagtcatatagagatgatcggtatttggcatccaacaattggacccatagcttgtttggctgctggaaaaaaaGTCCAAAttagcttcccaagaagagcaatatttacacaataaggatctctaatccccaaacctccatatttttttggagtaaccagtaccttccaactaacaagattcaatcctcttccatcaacttgtcctttccaaagaaaattcttcatcatagactccaatttactaatgattcctttggaaaaaatagagacctgcatctggtacgtgggaatagcagcggcaacagaattaaccaagcagagcctaccagcccgattgagtaaacttcctttccagcttgctagcctactccgaatcttatccaggacaccattaaaagctgaacgagtcaccctagaatgactaagggtaactccaagatacttgctCAAGTCCTGGACAAATCTTTTCTCTAAATTGGATTCTTGAAATGTGCTTCATTATTGGGTAAAGCCTTTGTCTGTTGGTAGCGTTTTAGCACATTCCTATCTTGTTGTAGAGTTCAGAGGAGACAATTGATCGAATCCCAACGGTATAATGTAAATGATTCTCGTAGTTTAGGtaataattaatgtgaaaaaAACTTTAGTGCATAACGTTGGAATAGCATTTTGGTAATTGTCTTTGCTTTTTACGTTCATTCATCTCCCATAACATTGGATTTCCAAGTCATGGTTAATTTGTTAGCGCCCTGAGGCTTGCTCTGTAGTCGGTTCCATTGAATGTTCAATAAATATATTTTGCATGTAGTATTGCCTCCAAaattatacttttagaaatttaatttctATGTTcacaatgtattttttttttctggtaaTGCTAATTTGACTACCTCAACATCTCCAAACTGATCTTTTAGATACGGTTCTTGTATTTGTATTAACAATATGTGTATTTGCACAATTGCTAAAaaatataggtttaattactccgttggtctctatagtttcgtgaaatttttaattaggtccctatacttttttttttaattggtccctgcactgaattttttttaattaagtccctcttaatagtaattgacttaattttataaggacccaactaaaaaaaagaattagtacatggacctaaataaaagaaaaaaaaagtgtagggacccaattaaaagaaaattttggtacaaggactcaattaaaagaaaaaaaaaagtataaggacctaattgaaaattttgcgaaactatagagaCTAACAAATTAATTAAACCAAAAATATACATAGTTGTTGGTTATTGGAAATTTTGTGGTTATCAAATTAGTATCATTTCCCTTATATGATAACATAAATTGCACAAAAGTTGAATTCCTTTTGTAATACAATTATTTATTGTTGGTCATTCAAGTGTTAAATGGTTTAAGAGTAAAAATATATGACTTGAATTTAATCTTGTGTTTagcagagttttttttttttttttttttctgacatGGTGGTAGCAGGTTCAAGCCACCTTTGAAGTAGAACACCAGGAATTGCGTTAGGCTTAGCCTCGAactatttgttttttcttttgggtTAAGACTTGGGGGGAGGGGGTTTTCATAGTATGTGGATCATGTCATCAATTTTTGTTTAATGATAGTTCCTTATCTATGGCCCAACATTTGGACAAGGAGCTTGGAAGACAGCAGGTCCAAACAAACGGATAGCTATATGTCTTACATTGTAAAACAGCAgacccaagaaaaaaaaaataatacatgttGCTCTCTTTCGGATTATCCATGTTGAGATTTCATAATTCTTGGCACCACTAAGTGCAAGTGGATTGGTATTTGGTAGTCAATAATACTCAATAGTCAATAGTGATGAGCGACTAGTTGACGACCCAAATAGGAGAATAGGGGTTTGATAATGTATAAAAGTCAAATTTTTAACTCTTCTTTCTATTACTTATTAAggcacaattttattttatttgttcattATTCAATCTCATACGTCACCACGATTAATCGTAGCCCTGTTTTTCTCTTTTCAAAGTCATTTTATCAAGCTATCATCTCTTCATTCTTATGCTTTTTCCGATAAATATGTAAATCTACCTCTTTTGATTGttattttttgttagaattttttacttttatttatataaagttaaaaaaatagataatgagtaattaaaagtttgaatttttacttttttaaaaaaaaaattggtgacaTTGACAAAAATGGATGATtgacatttttaatattttctccaACGAGACAAATATACCCGTTTGTAATTACTGATTAATggtaataaaaacataattattaAGCATTATGTTATGAGAATTTCTTTTAATATAGAATAACACTAAGTAAAAAGTGGATgttgtaattaaatttataaaagaatACGATTTTATATGGTATTTTaacttcttaaaatattttttctattataaaatacaATCTACACTACTTGTTAAAAAGTATCCTGCATGACCCTTGTACTATTCCCATTGATAAACTTGATCCAACAACACTACCTATAGTGTTTTGTCAAAAGGGTTAGGGTACAAGTCATTAAGTCAATATGATTCTAAAAAGCGAATTATATTTCTTTTTGATGAGAGAGCTTCATCGGCGTGTAGCTACTTACCTAGTCACTCAAAATCCTCTTTTACCTACATTGTCCCATCATGTCCCGGAAAAAAGGGAGTGAATTCTCTCGggtgacaaaaaaaattagatggtatttaatatttaatctaattatttattattttttttaatttatttttggtcctacttatagaatCAAATGTGAGAGATCACACTGAATTCtgtcaagtgttaaaaaaattagagagGATTTATTTCCAGAAAAAAGTATACACACGGTAAAGGAATGTAAAACTCTTTAGGGTGTGTGTAGTTTAAGCTACGAAGCACGGATACTTCTATGAGTTATCATGTTCGCGTGTCGGATACATTTTGGACACGACGTtcaccgacactcgtccgacacgcgtgtctgctgtgtccaaccgtgtcttcataaaaaaataaaaaattcttctctggACAcatctaaataccatcacgtgtccgcgtgtccagtcttattcttaacatatattcataaaataaatttagatatagtatatattattatttattaaaataaaaaatattttaaatatttgatataattaaaataagacattaaaaataattaaaaattttaatttatattttaatatcaataaaatatcaaaatatcattacaatttatctaaaagatattttatattttatatatatgcgtgtccttgtaagattttaaaattcgcgtgtcggtgtgtcccgtgtccgtgtcagtATCCGTGCATCATAGAGTTTAAGTATTACTTTGTTACTCAGATTTCATTTCTATGGGAATCAAATATAtccaagagaaaaatgaaaattgaaatgatAATATTTTGATTCCCTGGATTCAAACTTGCTTGAGAATAATTTTTCAAACTttaaaccaaacataaaaatatgatatttccatcttaaaatttcaaaaaattatttataattctctTAACCACATACCCTTAGTCTTTTCTATATGGCATGTCACATGTGATTGTTCTTTCATGACCAAAGTTTTTGAGACATACATGTACCTGATCAAATACCTTTATGTTTTTAGTTATGTGGAATCTAAATCAGTGAGTGACCATCTTAATTGTTTTATTTGTATCCCTAGTTGCTTAACATAACAGAAATTTCAAGTTATCATATTGATTGTGCATGTGAATCTCTTACAAATTTTCATTTGCAAAGTTAATATGAAATGATAGAGACATATGCTAAAAAGAAATTATACTTTAACACTCAAGTTTTTGTATTTCATACTGATacccattttattatttttaaattttattactatCTCATTCTAAATATgaaatttgatatatatttttttggatttgaattctctaaattttgaattttattttagaaagtaaagtatgatctatcatcatttattttataggtgagaccaagaaaaaatatgaaaaaaaaacattcaaTGGTGAGAGATCTTACTTTATCCTctaaattaaaaatctaaaatttagaaacctaaattctatttttttgaaacacactttaaataataaatatcgaGCAGCAAATCTAAAAGGGCTTGCCATACACGACAAAGCAATCACTGAATGATGGGCCTGGCCCATTATGGGCCCACCTAAGTGAGTCTCTTTACTAAATTTTGTCTTGTCGGCACACTTGGTGGAGAGTAGGTGCTGAGGCCCACAATACTTTTCACAAGTCAATATTATTGGATTTGATTGTCTAACAATTAATATTTGTTTTAGTTTGGTTTATTTGATATCCgtcactattttatttttctaattaagtTTCCCTTCCATTAGCTAAAAAGTTTGGATAAGAATTGAGATAAACATTAAGTGTATACGTGGCTAATGGAGtgcacatgtttttttttttaaataatgatcGAGGAGAGGTGCTTGAGAGACACTTATTGCTTCTTTAGAGTAATCAAGAAAGTGATGGAAATTCATATTTGATTCCCTGAGGAATAAGAAGAGCGAGTTTTATGAACTTTTTAGGTGCTTTTAAGACAGAGATTGTAAGGGGAAGATTTTTCCTTTGTTGATGGGTAAAGACTAAAGATATACGAAGATAttttgctttttgatcttcttcaACTttcatttataatatatatatatatatatattatggaagagtgtcttttatatttttaaagtatTATTAACCTCAAATATTTAGATACCATCCTATTGAAAAACATATAGCATAGCTTTTAATAATGGCAACAAATAAAACAGTTATATTGTAAATAAAATTTCAagattaaataataaataggtaATTAATTTGTGACGATctcacaaaaatttagaatacaGTTTTTGTAACACACGAATTGTGATTTAATTGGTTGAGGCAATTAATTTTGGACCTCAAAAAcgccttttaaaaaaaaaaaaatacacacacaaAAAATTTGTATTCCACTTCTAAACTTTGAACTCTGGTGTAATTTTATGAGAGGCCATAAATTTTTCAACTGTCGCCTCAGCTAGGAAATGCTATTGGTCACTTAATTTAATTGTATTAACTATTTATCTTTGCATTATTGAACACATCAATGATATAAGTATATTTTACATTTTCTACTCATTACTTTTCTATCTTTCAATTGCATGCATTCCAACTTTTATTTGCCTTTCTttacattttaattaattttcatccTTCACATACATTTCTTGCAAAGCAtgttaattattcttttattagctAACTAGATATTTCAGTTAATTTAATAATCACCTAACTAAATTGCAGCCAAAAACAGTAAAATGTGTGATTCAAACACATTGAATTGAAGTAAAAAAAGACATGGAAATCTCTCAAGCATTCTatggatcttttttttttttcagtattcAGAGACAAAAGTAACAATGTCACTTTACATATTTATCTTGTTCTAAATTTTTATAACACTTCCCATTTTCGTAGCAATGAAGTTTTCTTTCCGTACGTTAGGATAAAGAATTAAATTAGTCTCCTACGTTTGGGTCTAATCCTGTTTTGGTTCTTTAGGTTTAAAGTATcctatttaaatccaaaaaagtttcatttagcttcaatttagtcccaccgtgaggtcaaagataagtaattaacaaaatatCCTACATGACAGTAGTATAAGAACAAAGTCGATAATTtagagaataagtacaagctccagaggcacaaaatcaaccgtagatgcatcaatacatgtatttaacattttttttagttttatagaaaatatttcattttaattataagaaaaatgataaataaatgtattgatgcatccacgtTGATTTTGTCTTTGAAATTTGTACTTATTCTCTAGATTATCGACATTGTTCTTATACTGCTGTCATATAGAAAATTTCgctaattatttatctttgactttcggtgggactaaattgaagctaaatgaaacttttttggattcaaataggacactttaaaccttaaggacaaaaaaaaaaaaatacgccCAAATATAAGAAACCAATTTAGTATTTTATCCCCCTACCTTATTAGCTTTCTAGTTGCAGGTGTCAAAAAATAACAACATACATATTTTAATGAAGATATAGCTAATTTAATTATATAGAAAttgattttctcttcttttttttttggatatgttAAGTGTAACTTTTTTTTAGCTTTTAGTTgtgtattttattaataataataaaatttcaaaCTCTTTTACCTaaataagaacaacataaaattaTTTACTGCACTACTAAATCCTAAAATTTAACCAAATATAGAAATCTTTACAATTTAATAAAACATTCAtctctatttaattttaatttgtacaaagattCATGTGGCTATATATGCAAGTGTTATTGATGATATAACTGAATTCTACTAAACTCTTACTTAACAACCAACTACTAATATTTGacgtgtggtaaaagcattagtTATAGGTATTGAATTAAACTAAACATGTGGCAGCAGATAAATCCATTATCCATGCCCCTTAACAAACTAAGTAGGTTAGTAATTTAATTACGTACgtacattataaatttataacaatACCAACTTTCTCGATCTTTATTGAAAATTAATCACTTCAATTCCTCTCATCATTGAACACGTATATTGGTTACACACAACTGTATTCCTTTTTTATGACCAAAAGTTTGGTATTGAATATGGCCAATATATCTACTTACAATTTTATGAATTTAGTGATCATAAATCTACAAAACTATATATAGAAAGTAACTTATAATAATATACTTTttcttctttgccttttcttttatGCATATATCTTTGCAAGCACACGTAGTAGTACTATTCATCAAATGTTCTAATTTTTGCATTGTCCCACCAATAAAATATTGAATCATGGTTTATCTGGCAAGCATACAAGGTAAACAGCTCATAAGTCACAGGAATATGATTtggtttagtaaaattttttggaCGGAAAtttgtactttttaaaagtataaatattttattttgtgtttgataaattaaaaattcatgtatttatatttataatttttgaaagttatagatacttttaaaaatatttaataagaaagaattttttaaattaatttgtgttatcaaaattaataaatcTAATATAATTCtacataataataaatatctaaaattattcttACTAATTACTAACACCAAAAGaataattattctttattatatatatgtttattatgatcttttttatttttaaaagctattttatcaaatataattatgATGTTTATGcttatcaaaaattattttttatttgattttattaaatgTAGGTATTTTAGCTTTTGAAaagctaatttttaaaaaataaaatttataaattacttttaaaaagtaaaaattttactaaaccaAAACTAACACTGCAAAACCAAAATGAGAAGGCCCTATATTATGAATCTCTCAAGTGCTCAATAAATTCCCAATTAATTAGATGGGATGATCATATTAGCATTACATTGTGTTTTCTTTCTAACAATGTCAACTTCACCTTTATTACTTGAATGAAGTTCTTTGTCCATATCATATTAAAAGGAAAATTTAAGTTTTgattgatttatatttttatttatatattttttaaaatatttttgtgtttaagattttatgaaaaaaataaaaaataatgttactaaaaataaaaatagaaaaaaaagaggcCCTTAATTTTTGATATATCACATGAATGAGTTAATACATGCGTAAGGACTACTgttgaagattttttttttttataatttaatgagAATGATAtaaacttttaagttttaatgctctcattttctttttcactttgatgttttcatttttcaaaatttaacaattGACTTCAGAGAAACCTTTTAAATGTATACATGCTATTAAACTTTCTTACATTAATCTATTTCCACTAACTTTAttcaaggtttaattattctgttggtttttatagtttcataaaattttcaattaggtctttatattttttttctttttaattaggtctttgcactaatttttttttcaattaaatctctcttaatagtaattggcttaattttataaggacacaactaaaaaaaaattggtataaggacctaaataaaaggaaaaaaaatatagggacccaattaaaaaaaattggtgcaaggactcaactaaaaaaaaatatagagactgaattaaaaattttgcaaaactataggaaccaatagaataattaaacttttattcaattaatattttataattgttgTGCTTAATTACTAGTTTTTCTATTTGATTTTGGAATTTGTCAGTGGAGGTAATTGGAAACCTTATCCGAATGCAATGTGCTGTGATCTTCATCCTCCTTCACTTGGCTGCCAAGTGTATGATTTGGAATACAAAGTGGCTTTATATTTGTCCTTTTCATTCAAAGAACAGAGCTACACACAAGATAAATGAGAAATGATTTATTCCTCTCAATTTATAGGATAATTTAcacaattcaaaatttaatattacacaaattcaacaaataaaaaatagttaaatttgagtctttttttttaatctataaaAGGTAAAAACCGCTataatttttagagttttcaaaaCTTGTATGTAAAGattgtataaatttaaaataggaTCCGAAAACTCTAAATATTAcctacaatttttgaaaaaaaaaatataggtagacaatgagaatactaaataatataaataatagatatatcagaTGTTCGATTTAATAGGATTGtagatgattatgtttattatttttaattagatagttatttcttttgattcaatTTATTCATACACATTAACAATGGTTGGATGTTTAATTCATTAAATATGAagataattattctaatattaaagtttataaaataatttaaaaatagagtatttttttattttattggatcaATTTTATAactcattattcacattatttataaAAGTTATTATCCTAGTAAAACCCTTTTTGAAAACTCTAAAGGTCGCAGTGGTttctataaatttaaaagaggattCGAATGTAACCATTTTTCATTTGTGTATTtatgtaatattaaattttaaattatttagttatgaaaattatcataatttatattagtctctataaaaaataaaaaaatattgtaagtatttcaaattaatttacaaaataaaatctttGTACTACTATTTTTAAGTGACCAATAATATGATAGAGGCAATatattcttaatatttaatatttcttCTAAATATTAATCAAGTAAAAAAggattatttagtattttttttaaatattgcatGAAAAACATTTGTAAATTTAAGTGGGACTGTGAAGTGAGACAAGAgtctgcgtttttttttttttaaatctgttGGGTCATTCCTACTTTTAAGAGAATAGACTTTGTAATGAGTCTTCGCTTCTTCCTTTCTGACATGTGGGCTAtaaaacaataatatatatatatatataaataattaatttagtagttattaacttttttttttacgcGTATCTAATATAGTTGTATAAATATGATATCTAATTAAGTGATTACAAAATTAAGATTTAGTTTcgcaaagtttttattttttaaaaataatttataaaagttaatttttaaaagataattttttaaaaaatgtagtatttatatttggtaaataaaattaataataatttttaataagtacaaataacaataattacgtttggtaaaatatattttaaaatttaaaaatattataaaaaatataaatttaaacattaaatttaaaatttagttaatatatgaaattatattagacttttaaattttaaaaaatacaatctaacattaaaaatttttatcttagttatttttaaaaatattttaatcttttaaaaattatcagcataaacacataatttttttaagttatcaaacacaaaataaaaaatttaaatatttattcaaaaaacTTTACCAAATTAAGTCTGTAACATTTAATACTCTCACTTTCATCTCCTAGGCATTATAGAAGAGCTCTTTTGGCCTGGGTATAAAAATCAtaactatttatatttaaattaaattagtttcATAAGCAACTTTAACTATTGGATTTTCGTATAGAAATTAAATGTCATTCTTGTATACATAAAATGTTTGAATATTAATAAGCACGTGTCACATAAACATATTTATTACTTGTTTCACAAGAATATTTATTACTTGTTTCACAAGAACTGTGTACCAACCAATAAACACATATTACTTTAACTCCTTTTTTGAGAGACTCAGTACTTCGGTACTTCCATTGGGTTGTTGACCTTTTAACTTACTTTAGATTTAGATCTACAGTTCAAATTAGATTATTTTgactttgtattttttaaataaagtagtattttaatttttagatttttttgtcGTTGAAATACCCTAATAAATCTATTATCCAAGATGTTATTGACTTattgtaatttcttgttaattttgg is a window encoding:
- the LOC112785232 gene encoding tubulin beta-5 chain, with the protein product MREILHVQGGQCGNQIGSKFWEVVCEEHGIDPTGRYVGNTDLQLERVNVYYNEASCGRFVPRAVLMDLEPGTMDSVRTGPYGQIFRPDNFVFGQSGAGNNWAKGHYTEGAELIDSVLDVVRKEAENCDCLQGFQVCHSLGGGTGSGMGTLLISKIREEYPDRMMLTFSVFPSPKVSDTVVEPYNATLSVHQLVENADECMVLDNEALYDICFRTLKLTTPSFGDLNHLISATMSGVTCCLRFPGQLNSDLRKLAVNLIPFPRLHFFMVGFAPLTSRGSQQYRALTVPELTQQMWDAKNMMCAADPRHGRYLTASAMFRGKMSTKEVDEQMINVQNKNSSYFVEWIPNNVKSSVCDIAPRGLSMASTFIGNSTSIQEMFRRVSEQFTAMFRRKAFLHWYTGEGMDEMEFTEAESNMNDLVSEYQQYQDATADEEGEYEDEEEDLDNQM